AAGCAAATCGGTGAACGTATGGTGGTCGACGGCCAGCACCGAGTAGGCATTCAGCGCATTCGACACATGCTGCAACTCGCCGCCCGCGACAAAGCTGCCGCTGCCGTTGACCGTCTTGACTAGTCCGCGTCCCTGCAGCCGGCGGATCGCTTCGCGCACCACCGTGCGGCTCGCGCCGAATTGCTTACGGAGGCTTTCCTCCGAGGGGAGTTTGAATCCAGTCGACCACTCGCCCGTGAGGATTCTCTCGTTAAGGAACGCCTCAATCGGTTGACTAGCACTCGGGGCAAGCGTGCTGGGGCTGTCCTGTCGCATAGGTGCATGCTCCTCGCCGTGGCGATGGGAGTCTGGTAGTCGTTGCGAAAAGATGATGAGGAGCTGTTTTGTTGACAAGTCAGTCGGGCAGTGCCTATTCTGACGGCTGCTCGACTTCTCCGCTCATCCTAAACCTGTCGTACAGGTTTTGCAACCATGTTGCTAACAAATCGTGTCATCCTGTTGACTGGCGGCGCCGACGGCATTGGCCGAAAGTGCGCCGAAGCCTACGCGGCTGCCGGCGCCAAGGTCGCGATCGCCGACCTGTCGGACACGCGCGGCAAGGAACTCGCTGGCACTCTCGGCGACGGGCATTTGTGCCTGAAATGCGACGTTTCTCACGACGATCAGGTAGCTGAAGCCGTCCAGCAAGTGCTGGAGACCTACGGCCGGCTCGACGCCATTCATAACAACGCGGGCATTGCGGGGCCTTCCACGGCCCTGCACGAAACTACCGATGGCGAATGGGACGACCTGCTTGCGGTGAATCTGAAGAGCATCTATTTCACGACGAAGTACGGCATCGAAGCGCTCGCCAAGTCGCGCGGCGTCATTCTCAATACCTCGAGCATGGCGGGCGTGATCGGTCAGGCTGCTCACGCCGCGTACGCCGCGACGAAAGGGGCGATCAACGCGCTCACCAAGTCGATGGCGCTCGATTACGCGCCGCTGGGAGTTCGCGTCAACGCGATCTGTCCCGCCGCAGTTTGGACGCCGATGCTGCGGCAGTGGGCGGCCGACCAGCCTGACCCCGCCTCGATGTCGGCCTACCTTGATGCGATTCATCCGCTTGGGCCATGCCCCGAAGGGGACGTCGTCGCCGACGCGGCCGTTTTCCTGCTTTCCGACCAGGCCCGCTTCATCACCGGGCATCTCCTGCACCTCTCCGGCGGCGCCGAGTTGGGATATCGACGGTGACCATCCAGCGCATCCAGGTGACAGACGCTCGCTTTCCGTTCGGCGAGGGGATGGGTTCCGACGCGATTCATCGCACGCCGGTCTACTCGTACGCCGTCACGACGCTAGCGAACGGCGACGCCGCCGGCACCGGCTTGGCATTTACCTTGGGTGACGGTAACGACCTCGTTTGCCGCGCCGTCGAGCATCTGTCGCGTCAGCTTGTCGGTCGCGACATCGAAGAGATCATGCACGACTTCGGCGCGCTACAGCGCTCGCTAGCCAACGATGAAAAATACCGCTGGCTCGGTCCGCACAAGGGCGTCGTCCATCTGGCGCTCGCTTCGATCACCAATGCGTGCTGGGATCTGTGGGCGAAGCGACGCGGCGTACCTCTGTGGCGACTATTGCTCGATCTTTCGCCAGAAGAACTGGTCGCCACGCTCGATCTTTCGTACCTCGACGACGCGCTCACACGCGACGAAGCGATCGAGATAGTCCGCTCGCAACAGCACTCGCGAACTGAACGCGAAAGCGTGCTTGATCGAGGTTATCCAGGGTACGACACCTCGGTCGGCTGGTTCGGCTACGACGACGAAAAACTCCGCGACAATTGCCGGCGATCGCTCGACTGCGGCTTCCGCGCCCTTAAATTGAAAGTTGGCTCCGCGGAGATGGATCGCGATCTACGCCGCGTCGAAATCGTGCGCGAAGCGGCTGGCTGGGATGTTCGCTTCATGGTCGACGCCAACCAGCAATGGTCGCTGCCGCGAGCGCTGGAGTTTGGTCGTCGCACGGGGGATTACAATCTCTACTGGATCGAGGAGCCGACGCATCCCGACGACGTTTTCGCCCACCAAACGCTCGCTCGCGAGTTGGGCGCCCACAAGATCGCCGCGGGCGAGCACGTCCCCAATCGCGTTGTATTCAAGAACTACCTGCAGGCGGGAAGTCTGGGCTTCTGCCAAGTCGACGCGCTGCGCGTCGCCGGCGTCAGCGAGTTCATCGTCGTCAGCATGCTGGCGAAGAAATACGGCGTCCCGGTGGCGCCGCATGTGGGCGACATGGGCCAGTTACACCAGCATCTTGTGCTGTTCAACCACATCGCCCTCGGCCACGACGCCTTATTTCTCGAATACATCCCGCATCTGCAGCAACACTTCCGCCATCCCTGCCGCGTCGAGCAGGGCGTCTACCGCACGCCGCAAGAGAGCGGCGCGAGTTGCGATCTCATCTCGCTGAGCTAACGGCCGTTCATGGGCTCGATCGATCTCATCATCGTCGTTGTCTACTTGCTCGCCGTCGTCGCGGTCGGGTGTTGGTCGAGTCTGCGCAAATCCCGGGCCGAGGGCGGAGGAGCGGCGAGCGAGTACTTTCTCGCCGGCGGAACGTTGCGCTGGCCGATGATCGGCATGGCGCTGTTTGCCACGAACATCTCGACCGTCCACGTAGTCGGCCTTGCGGAGGCGGGCTTCAAGTCAGGCCTGTTGATGGGCAATTTCGAGCTGCTAGCGGGCTTTACGCTGATTCTGCTCGCCAACTTTTTTGCACCGCTCTACATTCGTTCGCGCGTCGTGACGCTCCCTGATTTTCTGGAGAAGCGGTATTCGCGCCCGTCGCGCGACGTGCTGGCGATCGTTTCGGTCGTCTCTGCCGTGTTCGTCCATATCGGCTTCTCGCTCTACACGGGCGCCGTCGTCATGAACGGCATTGTCGGCGTTGATATACCGCTCTTGTGGAGCGTCGTCGCGATCGCGGCGCTCACTGGGCTCTACACGATCCTCGGCGGGTTGACAGCGGTGGTCGTCACCGAGTCGCTGCAAACGATCGTCCTACTTGCCGGCGCCATTGTCATCAGCGCAGTCGCGTGGGTGAGGGCAGGGGGCTGGGAAGGCATCGTCGCCCATGCGCCTGAGACGCATCTGTCGCTCATTCGCACCGCCGACGATCCGGCCGGCTTGCCCTGGTACTCGCTCGCCCTTGGCTACCCGGTGATCGGCATCTGGTACTGGTGCACCGATCAAACGATCGTGCAGCGCGTTCTCGGCGCCCAAGACGAAAATCATGCGCGCATCGGCGCGCTGTTCGCCGGCTTCATCAAGATCCTGCCGCTCTTTATTTTTGTCTTGCCGGGGATCGCCTGTTACTCTTTGGTGCAGCAGGGAGCGATCGCGGCCAACAAACTCGCTCACACCGAACAGACCTACGCGGTGCTCGTGCAAGAATTGCTGCCGATCGGCGTGAAAGGCTTGATGGGCGCCGCCTTGCTCGCCGCGGTGATGTCAACCGTGTCGGGCGCTCTCAACTCGATCGGGACGCTCGTCAGCTACGATATCTTGCAACGTTGGCGGCCAGAGACCAGCGACCGCACGTTAGTCTCCGTCGGCCGGTGGTCGTCGTTCATCGCTCTGCTACTCGCGATCGGCTGGTCGTTGACGCTCAATCCGGCCGGCATCTTTCAGTCGATCAACGCGATGATCACTTACGTCGCCCCGCCGATTACTTGCGTCTTTCTCTGCGGCGTCTTCTGGAGGCGCGCCTCATCGGTAGCCGCGTTCGCCACGCTGACGCTCGGCTCGCTAATCGGCGTGACGCTGTTTCTGCTGGAGAAATTCAAAGTCGCGTGGTGGACCGAATTCCTCGCCGCGCAGCAGATCGACTTTCTTCTCGTTGGCGTCTTGCTGTTTGTGTTCTGCATGGGGATCATGCTCGCAGTTTCCTGGGCAAAACCGCATGTCCACACGGCCGAGAGCGAACGGCTCGTCTGGCGCACGCCATGGGAACCGCTGCAATTCCAGGGTTGGCCGGGCATCATGAACTACAAGTGGCTCACGGCGTTGCTCGTCGCTTCGCTGGCGGTCGTTTACACTCTTCTCGCGTAGTTGAGGCGGTCACCATATGCGTCTATTGAGCATCCCACTAATCGCTCTAACACTCAGCGCTATTTTGCAAGCGTCGGCGATTGCAACCCCGCCTGCGGCTCCAACTGACAAGACGGCGGCCAAACCGCTGCGACTGGCATTTATCACCTGCGCCGTCGACCAAAAATTCTTCGACCCTGTGAAACGCGGCATGAATGACGCCGCCACTGCACTGAACGTCGAGTGCGACTTCCTCGGCACGCCCGGCGTCGACGTTCCCGCTCAGATCGAACTCGTGAAAAAGGCGGTCGCCGATGGCTACGAAGGCATCGCCATAAACATTATCGATGCGAAGGCGTTCGACGACGTGATCGCAGACACGATTGCAAAGGGAGTTCCGGTCGTCGGCTTCAACGTCGACGACTCCGCGAGTCCCAACGCGCGACTCGCTGCGGTGAGCCAACAGTTCGAAGCGGCCGGGCGAAAGCTGGCGACGCTGGCCTTGCCAGACGTCCCGCAGGGAGCGCACGTCCTGCTCACCAAACACGACGAAGGCGTTTCCGCCCTCGTCGAACGGAGCCGCGGCATCCAAGAAGTGCTGAAGTCGAAGGGAATCACCTGGACCGCCGTCGTCACCGGCAACGACGCCGTCGCGGGCGCCCGAGTCGTCGCCAAAGCGCTGCGCAAGCATCCTGAAATTCGCATCATCCTCGGCTCCGGCCAATCTGACACCGAAGCGGCCGGTCGTGCGATCGAGGCCAGCTTTCCGCAACAAGGCTACTGGGCCGCGGGATTCGACATGTCGCCGAAGACGCTGCAATTGATCGAAGCCGGCGCAATTCGCTTTACGCTCGATCAACAGCCTTACGCGCAAGGTTTCTATCCGGTCGTCCAACTGACGCTGAACCTACGGTACGGCCTCGCGCCCGCGAGTCTCGACGCCGGCGCCGGCGTGATCGACAAGAAGAACGTTGCTCGGGTGAAGCAACTGTGCGAAGAGGGATTCCGATAGCATGCGAACGGCAGTCATCACTGGCGGCGGATCGGGCATCGGGCGCGCCATCGCGTTGCGGCAGGCGGAAGCAGGCGATCACGTCGTCGTGCTTGAGCGTGAACTCGCCGCCGGCGCAGAAACGGTCGCACTGATCGCGGCCGCTGGCGGTTCTGCCGAAGCGATCAGCTGCGACGTCAGCGACCTCGACGCCGTCTCCGCAGCATTCAATCAACTCCAGCGAGTCGACGTGCTGGTGAACAACGCCGGCGTCGCCCACGTGGGCAACGTGGAGAAGACCTCGCCGCAAGACTTTGAGCGCCTCTTCAGCGTCAATGTCCGCGGCGTCTACCACTGTCTGCACGTCGCGATCCCGCGAATGCGCTCGCAAGGAGGCGGCGTCATCTTAAATATGGCGTCCATCGCCTCAAAAGTCGGCATCCGCGATCGTTTCGCCTACTCGATGACCAAGGGCGCTGTACTGTCGATGACCCTCTCGGTGGCCCGCGATTACGTAGCCGAGAACATTCGCTGCAACTGCCTTTGCCCTGCCCGCGTCCACACGCCGTTCGTCGACGGCTTCATCGAGAAGAACTATCCCGTTGAAGAACGGCAGCAAGTGTTCGAATCGCTCTCGACGTATCAACCGATTGGTAGAATGGGGCGCCCCGAGGAGATCGCCGCGCTGGCGCGGTTTCTCCTCTCCGATGAGGCCGCTTTCATTACCGGCGCTGCGTACGACATCGACGGAGGAGTTACGCAACTCCGTTAAGCGTTCGCCGCAATGTCAGTCGCCCGGCGACGTCGTCGACCTCGGCATCCAGAGTCTCGGTCCACAACGCCTAGTCATGATCCCGTACGATGATTGACGCCCATCACCACTTCTGGAAATTTGAAGAAGCGGAATTCTCGTGGATCACGCCTGAGATGGCGTCGCTCCGTCGAGATTTCGGTCCAACAGATCTTCAGCGTGAACTCGTGGCCGCCGGCGTCACCGGCGCCGTCAGCGTGCAATCGCGGACCTCGCTGCAAGAAACGGAGTTCCTGCTGAAAGCAGCCGGAGCAAACGACTTCATCGTCGGCGTCGTCGGCTGGGTCGACTTGAAATCGCCAGATGCCGAGGACGCGCTCGATCGTTTCAAGCAGGACGCCAGATTCAAAGGCGTGCGAGAAATCTGCCAGGGGGCGCCCGACGAGCAATTTTTCACCAGCAACATCTTTAACGAGGGCGTTCGCCAACTGACGAGCCGGCGGCTCGCCTACGATTTGCTGATTTACGCACACCAACTCCCCGCGGCGACGGCGTTCGTCGATCGGCACCCGAACCAGCAGTTTATTCTCGACCACTGCGCGAAGCCCGAAATTAGCGGGCCGCAACCCGCAGCTGAGTGGCGCCGAGAACTAACCGAACTCGCCCGCCGCCCACATGTCGCCTGCAAGCTTTCAGGACTGGCCACAGAAGTGCGCGATCCGGCAGGGAACCTGGATCTTGCGTTGCTACGTCAATATTTTGAGGCGGCGCTCGACGCTTTCGGCCCCGACCGCCTGATGCTCGGATCTGACTGGCCTGTTTTGAACTGCCGGACCTCCTACGGAGCCTGGTTTGATTTGCTTCGCGAATGGCTGGCGAACTATTCGGACGAAGTTCGGGATGCAGTGGGCGCCGGGACGGCAACGAGGCTTTATTCTTTGTGAAGAGCGCAGTCAGGCAGAATGAGCGTGAGTCGGCGTTGGCGCCGAGGCCTGCCTTTCGCTGGAGAATGGCGGGAGTAGAATGCGGGGATGGTGACTCGCCGCCGCATCCGAGACTCTATGCAGCCCTCAATGCTACTCGCTAGCACCAGTCTCGCCGACTCTGTCCGGCGAGGCGCTCGGTATGGGGTGGCATTCGGAAGCATCTTGGCGCTCGTGTCCTCCGGCTTTCTTCTACCCCTGGTGATGGCCGGTGCTGCTATTGATCTATATAAAGGGGACGCGTTTGGCGAGGTGGTAAAAACTGTGGGCACGGTGGTAGCCGGGCTCGCGTTGATTTTCAGCTTCGCGTGCGCGGCGTTCGTGGTGTTTGGTATCGCGGCCGCCGAATATGCGCGCCGGTTCGTGCGAGGCCGCCCCTGATCACCGCCAAGGGGCAGTGGCGCTTAGCTTTCGCTCCGCCCGTCGGCAGCGTTTATAGTGGAGGCATGATTAAAGCTCTCGCTATTCTATTCTTTCTCTAACACTTGCGAAATTGCCTTCAGCTTCTGTGCGTTCTCGTGGGCAATGCTGATTCGCATAGCCGGACTTACCGAGGCCGTGCGGCGCACGATCTACCTATGGCCGGGCAATCTGATTCACGCAATCGTTGTTGTGGTTGGGATAGTTTTCTTGCTCGGGGGGGTGAACCTTCTGAGCCATACAGGCGACAACCGCGATCGTTGATCGCAGCGATATCCAAGAGAGTTACTGATGGGACCAGCTTGCGAAATACTACTGCCGTCCGCGCTGACAAATGCGTCGCTCGCATTGATTGACGAATATTTGCAAGCCGTCGCGGAAGAAATCGCCACGACTCGCAAGGGGCGCAACTGGGATGTTCTGATTGACGGCCGCGCCGTCGTAATCACCGCAAGCTCGGCAAGACTTAGCCGACAAGCTCGGTGGAGTTCGGTCTGAACCGACCAAGTGACGATTACTCGCAGGGTGAAGTCCGTGCGAGGCGTAGGTTACTCGATGAGCCCAGTTGCCTGCGCGATGTATGCGGCTACGAAGCAGCTGCCAATCAAGGTTGCCGCCTTCAGCCATTTGCCTCTGGCAAGCGCAACAACGCCCGCCATAAACCACGCACCAATGATCAGTCCGCCGAAGAGGATCGTTCGTAAACCTTGGTAGCCGCTCATCGTTGTAACATCATGTCGCATCATCACTTGCATCGGGCTGGCTTCGCGCTACCCCCCCAAAAAAACCGCGATTGGAGCGAGAAGTCAGGCTGTGGGCGCAAGTCGACGGAGAGCAATCCGATGCCGCAAGGAACGAAGTTCAAGCCGGAAGAGCTCATTTCGAAGCTACCTGAGGGCGAGGTGGAAATGGCGCTAGGGAAGTAGGTTATTGAAGTTTGCAAGCAGATCGGGGGGAGGAACAGAAGTACTATCGCTGGAAGAGAGTACGGCGGCTTCCGGAGGGACTAGGCCAAGCGTCTCAAAGAGCTGGAGGAGGATGACCGCCTGAAGCATCTGCTGGCCGACGGCTTGATAAGGTGATCTTAAAGAAAGCCGGGTCGAAAAACTCCTGAGCCCGACGAAACGGTGTGGGGCAGCCGAGCACGTTGGAGATGCGCTCGGACGCGCCCGAGTGTCGGAGCGTCGGGCCTGCCAAGTGCTGTGCCAGCGCCGCAGTAGGCAGCGGCAGAAGCGGCATGTCCCCAGCGACGAACAGCGTACGCTAGAGTGGATCTAAAGGCTAGCGACCGACTATGGTCGCTACGGCTACCTGGGCGACTGAGATCGGGGGCGCGGCTCATGGGCGCGGTCGTCGGCAGGGGCCGCGGATTCTGATTCTGCGGGCCGAGTTGCTTAATGTATTGCCGAGCGGCAACTTACAGCAATTAGGGAAGGGCAGTTGCACCTATTGTTGCACCTCGGTCGAGGTGAGCGTTCAGCTCGCACGTTTGATAGCTGCATGGCCTTCGCTCAATGACGAGCACCGGCGCGGGCTCGGATTATTGCTTACTGCCGCTGCCAGATGCGATCTGGACACTGACCAGGATTCGACTGGAAATTGACCTGGGCAGCAGGAGCCTTTACCCCCAAGCGAAAACGAGTACGTGCCCGTAGGTCGCTTTCACCTGCGCACATTGGCAGGACGTCACCGAGCTAAGGCGAGTGCCCGATTTAGCAGGCTGCATGGACTTTTGGCCAATCACTTCGGATCGTAGACGATAAGTTGAATTCCCCAGCAGCCCTTTGCACAACTAACTGCCACTACGGAGTTTACTGGCCGCTGCAAAGGAATATGCCAACGAACTTATGCGAAGGCATCATGTCCCAGCCAGACGGCCGAATTCGCACTTTCAACAATTGGACTGTTCCAGTTAGGGCCACCCACGTCCGTCCGAACCCCCTGGACACATCGAGTTGACGACGTTTCCATCGGCGCGAAGGGAAGCGGCGAGCATGATGGTTCCGCCAATCAAGGAACACCGGTCGGCTAGCTCCCTCCGGATTTACGAATTGCGGCTCAATTCCGCATCTGCCGAGTGCATTGCGAGCATGCACTACCCATCGCTTCATCTTCTCTTAAGGTTCTCTTCCCGATACTGCTCAGGTCAGATGCCCAGGCAAGTTCGTTCCATCAAGACGGAACTGGTCATCTTCGAAGTGGAGAACAATGCGATGACGCGAAGTAACTGGATGCGAAGTATTGGGATTGGCGCGGTGGGCTTGGGAATTGCGTGCGCGGCACAAGTTTGGCGGGCATCGGCTGAGCCCGCGAGGGATTCCAGCTCTGAGGGTCGCGAGGCCAGCACAATCTCCGGAGTCATTGCCGAGTTCATCGAAAATGATCATGGGGACGTCGATGGTGTACGACTGGAGAACGGCAAGCAAGTTCACTTTCCGCCGCACATCGGTGGTGAGGTAACCGAAGTCATGAAGGTGGGAAACGAGATAGCCGTCCGCGGCCATGAAGAAACACTCCCGCGGGGTGAACGGGTCTTCGCTGCAGAAAACATCGCAGGGGGAGGCGTTTCGATTGATGTGGTTCCTCCGCGAGGGCCAGCGCCTCACGCTCGTCGGAACGAACCTCCGATGAGCGCCACGGGAATCGTGAGCGAAATTTCAGTCAACCCGCACGACGACGTCGACGGCTTCACCCTTGAAGACGGAACCATCGTCAAGTTTCCGCCCCGTCAGGGCTCTGCCCTCGCAGATCTAATTGAGATGGGATCCAAAGTGGAAGTGGCGGGCCGCCGCCACGAAACGCCGGATGGAGCCATCCACTTGCGCGCTGATCGAATCACCGCAACCGATTCAGGAAAGTCGGTACAACGGAGCGAACCTCGCGACCGGCCGCTCCCGCCGCCGCATCATGCGAAACCGCCTCACGCCGGTCCGAACGGCCATGAAGGCCCCAACGCCGGCCGTTTGCAGGAAGAAATTCTTCATGAGCTGCGCGAGATACGCCGGTTGCTCGAAGAGAAGTCGGCTCGCTAACGATGCGAGTACAATGAGCAAGCGAAGTGTCCTCTAAAGCGAAGCTCGTCGCCTTCCGCCGCACCAGCGGCGGCAGGCGTTAATATCTGAGGGTGTGAATGCGTCTGCTTGTAGTTGAAGACGATCCAGACTTGCGACGCCTCGTCGCCGAAGTCCTCCTCGAAGCCGAATATGCGGTGGACATCGCCGCCGATGGCGACGAAGGACTTCTCAAGGCCCAAGCTTGGGAATACGACGCCATAGTGCTGGATCTGATGCTCCCGAAGCGAGACGGCTGGAGCTTCATTGACGTGCTTCGACGCACGAAAGCGACGCCGGTCTTGATTCTGTCGGCTCGTGACGGATTATCTGATCGCGTCCAAGGCCTCGACCTTGGCGCTGACGATTACTTGACAAAACCTTTCGAACGGCTCGAACTGATTGCCCGCGTGCGGGCGTTGATTCGCCGTGCGGCTGGCCAGGCATCAGCGGTACAGAGCATCGGCGACATCACCCTCAACCTTCGCAGCCGGCTAGCGTCGCGTGGCGAGGAAATGCTTGATCTGACCGCCCGCGAATTCGCGTTACTGGAATATCTGGCAACGCACCGAGGCCGCGTCGTCAGTCGCACGGAACTCTACGATCATTTGTTCGACGAAACTGATGACAGCCTCTCGAACCTGCTCGACGTTCACGTTTCAAATTTGCGCAAGAAGTTAGGCCGGGACGTCATTCAAACTAGGCGGGGGCAGGGCTATGTCATCCCCGAATGAGTCACAAGCGACATGGGCGCGTCGCTCCCTGCGAACACAGTTGCTCATAGGCCAGCTGTCTTTACTCCTGCTGACGATACTCGGCTTCGGCGTCACCACGTATGCATTAATGCG
This sequence is a window from Lacipirellula parvula. Protein-coding genes within it:
- a CDS encoding SDR family NAD(P)-dependent oxidoreductase, producing the protein MLLTNRVILLTGGADGIGRKCAEAYAAAGAKVAIADLSDTRGKELAGTLGDGHLCLKCDVSHDDQVAEAVQQVLETYGRLDAIHNNAGIAGPSTALHETTDGEWDDLLAVNLKSIYFTTKYGIEALAKSRGVILNTSSMAGVIGQAAHAAYAATKGAINALTKSMALDYAPLGVRVNAICPAAVWTPMLRQWAADQPDPASMSAYLDAIHPLGPCPEGDVVADAAVFLLSDQARFITGHLLHLSGGAELGYRR
- a CDS encoding enolase C-terminal domain-like protein encodes the protein MTIQRIQVTDARFPFGEGMGSDAIHRTPVYSYAVTTLANGDAAGTGLAFTLGDGNDLVCRAVEHLSRQLVGRDIEEIMHDFGALQRSLANDEKYRWLGPHKGVVHLALASITNACWDLWAKRRGVPLWRLLLDLSPEELVATLDLSYLDDALTRDEAIEIVRSQQHSRTERESVLDRGYPGYDTSVGWFGYDDEKLRDNCRRSLDCGFRALKLKVGSAEMDRDLRRVEIVREAAGWDVRFMVDANQQWSLPRALEFGRRTGDYNLYWIEEPTHPDDVFAHQTLARELGAHKIAAGEHVPNRVVFKNYLQAGSLGFCQVDALRVAGVSEFIVVSMLAKKYGVPVAPHVGDMGQLHQHLVLFNHIALGHDALFLEYIPHLQQHFRHPCRVEQGVYRTPQESGASCDLISLS
- a CDS encoding sodium:solute symporter family transporter, yielding MGSIDLIIVVVYLLAVVAVGCWSSLRKSRAEGGGAASEYFLAGGTLRWPMIGMALFATNISTVHVVGLAEAGFKSGLLMGNFELLAGFTLILLANFFAPLYIRSRVVTLPDFLEKRYSRPSRDVLAIVSVVSAVFVHIGFSLYTGAVVMNGIVGVDIPLLWSVVAIAALTGLYTILGGLTAVVVTESLQTIVLLAGAIVISAVAWVRAGGWEGIVAHAPETHLSLIRTADDPAGLPWYSLALGYPVIGIWYWCTDQTIVQRVLGAQDENHARIGALFAGFIKILPLFIFVLPGIACYSLVQQGAIAANKLAHTEQTYAVLVQELLPIGVKGLMGAALLAAVMSTVSGALNSIGTLVSYDILQRWRPETSDRTLVSVGRWSSFIALLLAIGWSLTLNPAGIFQSINAMITYVAPPITCVFLCGVFWRRASSVAAFATLTLGSLIGVTLFLLEKFKVAWWTEFLAAQQIDFLLVGVLLFVFCMGIMLAVSWAKPHVHTAESERLVWRTPWEPLQFQGWPGIMNYKWLTALLVASLAVVYTLLA
- a CDS encoding substrate-binding domain-containing protein, coding for MSIPLIALTLSAILQASAIATPPAAPTDKTAAKPLRLAFITCAVDQKFFDPVKRGMNDAATALNVECDFLGTPGVDVPAQIELVKKAVADGYEGIAINIIDAKAFDDVIADTIAKGVPVVGFNVDDSASPNARLAAVSQQFEAAGRKLATLALPDVPQGAHVLLTKHDEGVSALVERSRGIQEVLKSKGITWTAVVTGNDAVAGARVVAKALRKHPEIRIILGSGQSDTEAAGRAIEASFPQQGYWAAGFDMSPKTLQLIEAGAIRFTLDQQPYAQGFYPVVQLTLNLRYGLAPASLDAGAGVIDKKNVARVKQLCEEGFR
- a CDS encoding SDR family NAD(P)-dependent oxidoreductase gives rise to the protein MRTAVITGGGSGIGRAIALRQAEAGDHVVVLERELAAGAETVALIAAAGGSAEAISCDVSDLDAVSAAFNQLQRVDVLVNNAGVAHVGNVEKTSPQDFERLFSVNVRGVYHCLHVAIPRMRSQGGGVILNMASIASKVGIRDRFAYSMTKGAVLSMTLSVARDYVAENIRCNCLCPARVHTPFVDGFIEKNYPVEERQQVFESLSTYQPIGRMGRPEEIAALARFLLSDEAAFITGAAYDIDGGVTQLR
- a CDS encoding amidohydrolase family protein, with amino-acid sequence MIDAHHHFWKFEEAEFSWITPEMASLRRDFGPTDLQRELVAAGVTGAVSVQSRTSLQETEFLLKAAGANDFIVGVVGWVDLKSPDAEDALDRFKQDARFKGVREICQGAPDEQFFTSNIFNEGVRQLTSRRLAYDLLIYAHQLPAATAFVDRHPNQQFILDHCAKPEISGPQPAAEWRRELTELARRPHVACKLSGLATEVRDPAGNLDLALLRQYFEAALDAFGPDRLMLGSDWPVLNCRTSYGAWFDLLREWLANYSDEVRDAVGAGTATRLYSL
- a CDS encoding DUF6368 family protein, with protein sequence MGPACEILLPSALTNASLALIDEYLQAVAEEIATTRKGRNWDVLIDGRAVVITASSARLSRQARWSSV
- a CDS encoding response regulator transcription factor, which produces MRLLVVEDDPDLRRLVAEVLLEAEYAVDIAADGDEGLLKAQAWEYDAIVLDLMLPKRDGWSFIDVLRRTKATPVLILSARDGLSDRVQGLDLGADDYLTKPFERLELIARVRALIRRAAGQASAVQSIGDITLNLRSRLASRGEEMLDLTAREFALLEYLATHRGRVVSRTELYDHLFDETDDSLSNLLDVHVSNLRKKLGRDVIQTRRGQGYVIPE